In the Gemmatimonas sp. genome, one interval contains:
- a CDS encoding PDZ domain-containing protein — protein MRTSLRTATLVVVLAAAPSYSQLAAQQRRQADDPIIRIEGLRLPSMVWTRAADRAALGVTLGAASSADTAGVKIDAVRENGPAAKAGLKAGDVITEINGVSLNVSRDDAEDLALTGMAQRRLQRVLAKARPGDDVELRVRIGGAAARVMKVKTVSAAELEDGPVRRVVERGGDDGNRAAVGVAVTGAGNARDTLGLFVSSVVTAGPAEQAGVVEGERIAAVNGVDLRVPKEDLDDPQARSARVSRFQREVQKVAPGGTVTLRVVSGGRTRDVSVPTVRASDLPERAWSMPGGGRIILNGQVLDLDRR, from the coding sequence ATGCGCACCTCCCTTCGCACGGCGACCCTTGTCGTCGTCCTCGCCGCCGCTCCGTCGTATTCCCAGCTTGCCGCGCAGCAGCGCCGGCAGGCCGACGACCCCATCATTCGGATCGAAGGACTGCGGCTGCCGTCCATGGTCTGGACGCGGGCCGCCGATCGTGCGGCGCTTGGCGTGACCCTGGGGGCGGCGTCGAGCGCCGACACGGCGGGGGTGAAGATCGACGCCGTTCGCGAGAACGGGCCGGCGGCGAAGGCCGGACTCAAGGCCGGTGACGTCATCACCGAGATCAACGGCGTGAGCCTAAACGTCAGTCGGGATGATGCCGAGGATCTGGCGTTGACCGGGATGGCGCAGCGTCGGCTGCAGCGCGTGCTGGCCAAAGCCAGGCCGGGGGACGACGTCGAGCTGCGTGTGCGGATCGGCGGGGCGGCCGCTCGGGTGATGAAGGTGAAGACCGTGTCGGCGGCCGAACTCGAGGACGGGCCCGTGCGGCGTGTCGTCGAGCGGGGCGGCGATGACGGGAACCGCGCGGCCGTCGGGGTGGCCGTGACCGGGGCCGGGAACGCGCGTGACACCCTCGGGCTCTTCGTGAGCAGCGTCGTGACCGCGGGACCAGCCGAACAGGCCGGAGTGGTCGAGGGCGAGCGGATCGCGGCCGTGAACGGCGTGGATCTGCGCGTGCCCAAGGAAGACCTCGACGATCCGCAGGCGCGGAGCGCGCGGGTAAGTCGATTCCAGCGGGAGGTGCAGAAGGTGGCTCCTGGCGGCACCGTGACCCTTCGCGTGGTGTCGGGGGGACGTACCCGGGACGTCTCAGTCCCGACGGTTCGGGCGTCGGACCTCCCGGAACGCGCGTGGTCGATGCCGGGAGGCGGACGGATCATCCTGAACGGACAGGTGCTCGACCTCGACCGCCGCTAA
- the leuS gene encoding leucine--tRNA ligase, which translates to MSDITLPTPYSPATVEPKWRARWAERGTNHAALDNAERPFYALMMFPYPSAEGLHVGNLFAFTGSDISARYHRLLGHDVFQPLGYDAFGIHSENYALKVGAHPMELTPKNVANFQRQLERAGLMVDWRQKVDTSRPDYYKWTQWVFLQLYKQGLAYKKAAAVNWCPTDMTVLANEQVENGLCERCGTPVEQRFLEQWFFRISAYAERLLNNLEWLDWSPITKSAQKNWIGRSEGAELSFRVAGHDDTVQVFTTRPDTIFGATYLVLAPEHPLVATLTTDAQREAVQGYQDATKKQDLIARKSSKDKTGVFTGAYAVNPATGANIPIWIADYVLMQYGTGAIMAVPGHDERDFEFAQLFNLPIVRVVAGPDDAADTPLGDAAYTDDAQGRLVNSGAFDGQLVADAKLTVTDWLAAGGHGAKVVNFRLHDWCISRQRYWGPPIPIIYCDACGTVPVPESQLPVELPFIPDFKPDDSGISPLARHEEWYRVPCPACGAAARRETDVSDTFLDSAWYFLRYPSATRSDVAFDADVTKRWLPVDSYIGGNEHAVLHLLYSRFVTMVMKDAGHIDFEEPFTRFRAHGMIIREGAKMSKSKGNVINPDVYMEEWGADAFRMYLMFLGPYEEGGDFRDQGISGVRRFLDRLWASVRDARTDVATDATVMRQIHRTIKKVGEDTATLSYNTAIAAMMECLNHVRSGDRAVHREEVLPLVQLVAAYAPHFAEECWELLGHEGSVFNAGWPAFDPALLVDNEVDLVVQVNGKVRGKLRVAVDITQDAAMAAAMADAGIARFVVGEIKKVIFVPKRLLNIVV; encoded by the coding sequence ATGTCCGACATCACCCTCCCGACTCCCTACTCGCCCGCTACGGTCGAGCCCAAGTGGCGCGCCCGCTGGGCCGAGCGTGGCACGAACCACGCCGCCCTCGACAACGCTGAGCGCCCGTTCTACGCGCTCATGATGTTCCCGTATCCGTCGGCCGAAGGGCTGCACGTGGGAAATCTCTTTGCGTTCACCGGCAGCGATATCTCGGCCCGCTACCACCGCCTGCTGGGACACGATGTGTTCCAGCCCCTCGGCTACGATGCGTTCGGGATCCACTCGGAGAACTATGCGCTCAAGGTCGGCGCGCATCCGATGGAGCTCACGCCCAAGAACGTCGCGAATTTTCAGCGGCAGCTCGAGCGCGCCGGGTTGATGGTCGATTGGCGTCAGAAGGTCGACACCTCGCGCCCGGACTACTACAAGTGGACGCAGTGGGTCTTCCTGCAGCTCTACAAGCAGGGACTCGCATACAAGAAAGCGGCGGCCGTGAACTGGTGCCCCACCGACATGACGGTGCTCGCCAACGAGCAAGTCGAGAATGGCCTGTGTGAGCGGTGCGGCACGCCGGTGGAACAGCGATTCCTCGAACAGTGGTTCTTCCGCATTTCGGCGTACGCCGAGCGACTGCTGAACAACCTCGAGTGGCTGGATTGGTCGCCGATCACGAAGTCGGCGCAGAAGAACTGGATCGGCCGGTCCGAAGGTGCCGAGCTGTCGTTCCGCGTGGCGGGGCACGACGACACGGTGCAGGTGTTCACGACGCGTCCCGACACGATTTTCGGCGCCACGTATCTCGTGCTCGCGCCCGAGCATCCGCTCGTGGCCACGCTCACCACCGACGCGCAGCGCGAGGCGGTGCAGGGCTATCAGGACGCGACGAAAAAGCAGGATCTGATCGCGCGGAAGAGCAGCAAGGACAAGACGGGCGTGTTCACTGGTGCGTACGCCGTGAATCCGGCTACTGGCGCGAACATCCCGATCTGGATCGCCGACTACGTGCTCATGCAGTATGGCACCGGTGCCATCATGGCCGTGCCCGGACACGACGAGCGCGACTTCGAGTTCGCACAGCTGTTCAATCTGCCCATCGTGCGCGTGGTGGCCGGCCCCGACGATGCGGCCGACACGCCGCTCGGCGACGCGGCCTATACCGACGACGCGCAGGGCCGCTTGGTGAATTCAGGCGCCTTCGACGGACAGCTGGTGGCGGATGCGAAGCTCACTGTGACCGACTGGCTCGCCGCCGGTGGACACGGGGCGAAGGTGGTGAACTTCCGGTTGCACGATTGGTGCATTTCCCGTCAGCGCTATTGGGGGCCGCCGATCCCGATCATCTACTGCGACGCGTGCGGCACGGTCCCGGTGCCCGAATCGCAGCTGCCGGTGGAGTTGCCGTTCATTCCCGACTTCAAGCCCGACGACTCCGGCATCTCGCCACTGGCGCGCCACGAAGAGTGGTATCGCGTGCCGTGCCCCGCGTGCGGCGCAGCGGCCCGTCGTGAAACCGACGTCTCGGACACCTTCCTCGACAGCGCCTGGTACTTCCTCCGCTATCCGAGCGCGACGCGCAGCGATGTCGCCTTCGACGCCGATGTGACCAAGCGCTGGTTGCCGGTCGATTCGTACATCGGTGGCAACGAACACGCCGTGTTGCACCTGCTGTACTCGCGATTCGTGACCATGGTCATGAAGGACGCGGGTCACATCGATTTCGAAGAGCCGTTCACGCGCTTCCGCGCGCACGGCATGATCATCCGCGAAGGCGCGAAGATGTCGAAGTCGAAGGGCAACGTGATCAACCCCGATGTGTACATGGAAGAGTGGGGCGCTGACGCGTTTCGCATGTATCTCATGTTCCTCGGCCCGTACGAAGAAGGCGGCGATTTCCGCGATCAGGGCATCAGCGGTGTGCGACGCTTCCTCGACCGCTTGTGGGCGTCGGTGCGTGATGCGCGGACGGATGTCGCGACCGACGCGACGGTGATGCGCCAGATCCATCGCACGATCAAGAAGGTGGGCGAGGACACCGCAACGCTGAGCTACAACACGGCGATCGCGGCCATGATGGAGTGCCTCAATCACGTGCGTTCGGGCGACCGTGCGGTGCACCGCGAGGAGGTGTTGCCGTTGGTGCAGCTCGTGGCGGCCTATGCCCCGCACTTCGCCGAGGAGTGCTGGGAGTTGCTGGGACACGAGGGCAGCGTCTTCAACGCAGGCTGGCCCGCGTTCGACCCGGCGCTGCTGGTGGACAACGAGGTCGATCTCGTGGTGCAGGTGAACGGCAAGGTGCGCGGTAAGCTGCGCGTGGCGGTGGACATCACGCAGGATGCGGCGATGGCGGCAGCGATGGCCGATGCTGGCATCGCCAGATTCGTGGTTGGCGAGATCAAGAAGGTGATCTTCGTACCGAAACGCCTGCTCAACATCGTGGTGTGA
- a CDS encoding GxxExxY protein produces the protein MHIHPDDLSGACINAALRIHKKFRSGMLETLYEAVLERTLTRDGFSVERQKAISFEFEGDRYENAFRADLIVNGRLIIEVKARETNATIHTTQLLTYLRLAQLPLGLVINFGMPKLMDGVKRVVNDLPAACSPQLRVNQPPLPPVHA, from the coding sequence ATGCATATCCACCCTGACGATCTGTCTGGCGCGTGCATCAACGCCGCACTTCGAATTCACAAGAAATTCCGATCGGGGATGCTCGAAACCCTGTACGAAGCTGTACTGGAGCGGACCCTCACGCGCGACGGATTCTCCGTCGAGCGACAAAAAGCGATCTCCTTCGAGTTCGAGGGAGATCGCTATGAGAACGCGTTCCGAGCCGATTTGATCGTGAATGGCCGACTGATCATTGAGGTGAAGGCGCGCGAAACCAACGCTACGATCCACACCACGCAGCTGCTCACGTACCTGCGGTTAGCTCAGCTCCCACTCGGCCTCGTTATCAATTTCGGCATGCCGAAATTGATGGACGGTGTGAAGCGCGTCGTGAATGACCTGCCAGCCGCATGCTCGCCGCAGCTCCGCGTGAACCAGCCGCCCCTTCCGCCGGTTCACGCGTGA